From the genome of Streptomyces sp. NBC_01116, one region includes:
- a CDS encoding bifunctional MaoC family dehydratase N-terminal/OB-fold nucleic acid binding domain-containing protein: MSGRERDGRQGDGGRQHHDGWPGGGRRLDGSREQDSREPDGKGSDGGPREPDGRDLLFERLAAYEGRAAAAGGSGKDPVNEPMIRHWCEAMGDTSAAYRGPDAVAPPTMLQAWTMGGLSGHTDGTGRSAAYDEMFALLDGGGYTSVVATDCEQEYARPLRPGDRITFDTVIESVSRRKTTKLGTGYFVTTRTDVRAEGEPAGTHRFRILKYRPARRERPVAPPQRPRPVINRDNAGFWAGVAEHRLLIQRCTGCATLRLPWLPGCNACGCAEWDTVRAGGEGTVFSHVVMHHPPFPAFGPSGEGGPYAVALIELAEGVRIVSNVIGVPYDKVRVGMPVHLEFLVADPDLELPVFRASEGG; encoded by the coding sequence ATGAGCGGGCGTGAGCGTGACGGCAGGCAGGGTGACGGCGGCCGGCAGCACCACGACGGGTGGCCTGGTGGCGGCCGACGGCTGGACGGCAGCCGGGAGCAGGACAGCCGGGAGCCTGACGGCAAGGGGTCCGACGGCGGCCCCCGGGAGCCCGACGGCCGGGACCTGCTGTTCGAGCGGCTCGCCGCCTACGAAGGCCGCGCCGCCGCCGCCGGGGGAAGCGGCAAGGACCCGGTCAACGAGCCCATGATCCGGCACTGGTGCGAGGCGATGGGCGACACCTCGGCCGCCTACCGGGGCCCGGACGCCGTCGCCCCGCCCACGATGCTCCAGGCGTGGACGATGGGCGGGCTCTCCGGGCACACGGACGGCACGGGGCGCTCCGCGGCGTACGACGAGATGTTCGCCCTGCTCGACGGCGGCGGCTACACCTCCGTCGTCGCGACCGACTGCGAGCAGGAGTACGCGCGGCCGCTGCGTCCCGGCGACCGGATCACCTTCGACACGGTCATCGAGTCCGTCTCCCGGCGCAAGACGACCAAGCTCGGCACCGGCTATTTCGTCACCACCCGCACGGACGTCCGCGCCGAGGGCGAACCCGCCGGAACGCACCGCTTCCGCATCCTCAAGTACCGCCCCGCACGGCGGGAGAGGCCCGTCGCCCCTCCGCAGCGCCCCCGGCCCGTGATCAATCGCGACAACGCCGGATTCTGGGCGGGAGTCGCCGAACACCGGCTCCTCATCCAGCGCTGCACCGGCTGCGCGACCCTGCGCCTGCCCTGGCTGCCCGGATGCAACGCCTGCGGCTGCGCGGAGTGGGACACGGTCCGGGCGGGCGGGGAGGGAACGGTCTTCAGCCATGTCGTGATGCACCACCCGCCGTTCCCCGCCTTCGGCCCGTCCGGCGAGGGCGGACCGTACGCCGTCGCGCTCATCGAGCTGGCCGAGGGCGTCCGCATCGTCAGCAACGTGATCGGTGTGCCGTACGACAAGGTCCGCGTCGGCATGCCCGTACACCTGGAGTTCCTCGTCGCGGACCCCGACCTGGAACTACCGGTCTTCCGGGCGAGCGAAGGCGGTTGA
- a CDS encoding acyl-CoA dehydrogenase family protein, with protein MEFTPSEEQSAAQGLAARIFDDLSTHERLTAAGTGTDAELWKELCAAGLPGAVEDIGLLGLVLLLEEQGRTTAQVPFAATCVYGLLAVAGHGTPEQRERLLPGLRDGTEVSTGAFPARGGVHTSGGALYGAVPWVPWLRDATRVLVADDDRALWIVGAGAPGVAVVPVETTAPWSAGRLVLDGVRGERLGDGPEAYAAVLATARTAFAGLQAGVCAGSLARAVQHTVTREQFGRPLSTNQGVLLRAADAHMDTEAIRVTAYEAAWRRDDGREYGAAALTAAWWASEAGKRVVHAVQHLHGGTGADLDHPVHRHFLWGRQLDAYLGCGSEVLEELGLLLAAGRQEDAS; from the coding sequence ATGGAGTTCACCCCGAGCGAGGAGCAGTCCGCCGCACAGGGACTGGCAGCGCGCATCTTCGACGACCTGTCCACGCACGAGCGGCTGACGGCGGCCGGCACCGGCACCGACGCGGAGCTGTGGAAGGAGCTGTGCGCGGCCGGACTGCCCGGCGCGGTCGAGGACATCGGGCTGCTCGGCCTCGTCCTGCTCCTGGAGGAACAGGGCCGGACCACCGCCCAGGTCCCGTTCGCGGCCACCTGTGTGTACGGGCTGCTCGCGGTCGCCGGGCACGGGACACCGGAACAGCGCGAGCGCCTGCTCCCCGGTCTGCGCGACGGTACGGAGGTGTCGACGGGCGCCTTCCCGGCGCGGGGCGGCGTACACACCTCGGGCGGCGCCCTGTACGGGGCCGTGCCCTGGGTGCCCTGGCTGCGCGACGCCACCCGGGTGCTCGTGGCGGACGACGACCGTGCCCTGTGGATCGTCGGGGCCGGCGCGCCGGGCGTGGCGGTGGTGCCGGTGGAGACGACCGCGCCCTGGTCGGCGGGTCGGCTGGTTCTCGACGGTGTGCGCGGGGAGCGTCTGGGGGACGGGCCGGAGGCGTACGCGGCCGTCCTCGCCACGGCCCGTACCGCGTTCGCCGGACTCCAGGCCGGGGTGTGCGCGGGCTCACTGGCCCGAGCGGTCCAGCACACCGTCACCCGTGAGCAGTTCGGGCGTCCGCTCTCCACCAACCAGGGCGTCCTGCTCCGTGCCGCCGACGCCCACATGGACACCGAGGCCATCCGGGTCACCGCGTACGAGGCGGCCTGGCGGCGGGACGACGGGCGGGAGTACGGGGCAGCGGCGCTGACCGCCGCCTGGTGGGCCTCGGAGGCGGGCAAGCGGGTCGTCCACGCGGTCCAGCACCTGCACGGCGGCACCGGCGCCGACCTCGACCACCCGGTCCACCGGCACTTCCTCTGGGGCCGCCAGCTCGACGCGTATCTCGGCTGCGGCAGCGAAGTCCTGGAAGAGCTGGGCCTGTTGTTGGCCGCCGGCCGTCAGGAGGACGCGTCGTGA
- a CDS encoding MaoC family dehydratase, producing the protein MTSAHRVGDELPPLDIPLTRTLIVAGAIASRDYQDVHHDPDLAREKGSPDIFMNILTTNGLVGRYITDHFGPAAVLCKVAIRLGAPNHPGDVLRLTGRVTELTGAGPALATIAVTGDNGIGRHVTGTVTVALPAPDDEGSGT; encoded by the coding sequence GTGACATCCGCCCACCGCGTCGGCGACGAGCTGCCGCCCCTGGACATCCCCCTGACCCGGACCCTGATCGTCGCCGGGGCCATCGCCTCGCGCGACTACCAGGACGTGCACCACGACCCGGACCTGGCCAGGGAGAAGGGCTCCCCCGACATCTTCATGAACATCCTCACCACCAACGGGCTCGTCGGTCGCTACATCACCGACCACTTCGGCCCGGCCGCCGTCCTTTGCAAGGTCGCGATCCGCCTCGGCGCCCCCAACCACCCGGGAGACGTGCTGCGGTTGACCGGACGGGTCACGGAGCTGACCGGCGCGGGGCCCGCACTCGCGACGATCGCCGTCACCGGTGACAACGGCATCGGCCGCCACGTCACCGGCACGGTCACCGTGGCCCTCCCGGCCCCGGACGACGAAGGGTCCGGAACATGA
- a CDS encoding lipid-transfer protein, whose protein sequence is MSIRRADSLGGKAAIVGIGATEFSKDSGRSELKLAVEAVRAALDDAGLTPADVDGLVTFTMDTSPEITVAQAAGIGELSFFSRIHYGGGAACATVQQAALAVASGIADVVVCYRAFNERSGRRFGSGVQRREPTAEGAALGWNLPYGLLTPASWVAMAAQRYLHTYGLEPEVFGHVAVVDRRHAARNPAAYFHGKPITLADHAASRWIVEPLRLLDCCQETDGGQALVVTSVERARDLPRPPAVVVAAAQGAGRSQEQMTSFYRDGLTGLPETAVVARQLWRSSGLSPADIDVGILYDHFTPFVLMQLEEFGFCGPGEGGAFVAADALPLNTHGGQLGEAYLHGMNGIAEAVRQIRGTSVNQVAGAARSLVTAGTGVPTSGLVIGADG, encoded by the coding sequence ATGAGCATCCGCAGGGCCGACTCGCTCGGCGGGAAGGCCGCGATCGTCGGCATCGGGGCCACCGAGTTCTCCAAGGACTCCGGCCGCAGCGAGCTGAAGCTGGCCGTCGAGGCCGTCCGCGCCGCCCTCGACGACGCGGGCCTCACCCCCGCCGACGTGGACGGACTCGTCACCTTCACCATGGACACCAGCCCCGAGATCACCGTCGCCCAGGCGGCCGGCATCGGCGAGCTGTCGTTCTTCTCCCGGATCCACTACGGCGGCGGCGCGGCGTGCGCCACCGTGCAGCAGGCCGCGCTCGCGGTGGCGAGCGGGATCGCGGACGTCGTCGTCTGCTACCGGGCCTTCAACGAGCGCTCGGGCCGCCGCTTCGGCTCCGGCGTCCAGCGCCGCGAGCCGACGGCCGAGGGGGCGGCGCTCGGCTGGAACCTGCCGTACGGGCTGCTCACCCCGGCCTCCTGGGTGGCGATGGCGGCCCAGCGCTACCTGCACACGTACGGCCTGGAGCCGGAGGTCTTCGGGCACGTGGCGGTGGTCGACCGGCGCCACGCGGCGCGGAACCCGGCGGCGTACTTCCACGGGAAGCCGATCACGCTCGCCGACCACGCCGCCTCCCGCTGGATCGTGGAGCCGCTGCGTCTGCTGGACTGCTGTCAGGAGACGGACGGCGGTCAGGCCCTCGTCGTCACCAGTGTGGAGCGCGCCCGCGACCTGCCCCGGCCGCCCGCCGTCGTCGTCGCGGCGGCCCAGGGCGCGGGCCGGTCGCAGGAGCAGATGACGAGCTTCTACCGGGACGGGCTGACGGGCCTGCCGGAGACCGCCGTGGTCGCCCGGCAGCTCTGGCGCAGCTCCGGGCTGTCCCCGGCCGACATCGACGTGGGCATCCTGTACGACCACTTCACACCGTTCGTCCTGATGCAGCTGGAGGAGTTCGGTTTCTGCGGGCCCGGCGAGGGCGGGGCCTTCGTCGCGGCCGACGCCCTGCCCCTGAACACCCATGGGGGTCAGCTGGGGGAGGCGTACCTCCACGGGATGAACGGCATCGCGGAGGCCGTCCGGCAGATCCGGGGGACTTCGGTGAACCAGGTGGCCGGGGCGGCGAGGTCGCTGGTCACGGCCGGTACGGGCGTCCCGACGTCGGGCCTGGTCATCGGCGCGGACGGCTGA
- a CDS encoding SigE family RNA polymerase sigma factor gives MTTPVCTGASRAASATAAGHPHAPYASFSSYVRARGPVLLRTARSLTANPCDAEDLLQTALAKTYVAWERIEDHRALDGYVRRALLNTRTSQWRKRKVDEFACEELPEREAFPAPDPAEQQSLHDAMWRAVLKLPDRQRAMVVLRYYEDLSEAQTAEVLGVSIGTVKSAVSRALGKLREDPELTPVR, from the coding sequence ATGACCACGCCAGTCTGCACGGGCGCCTCCAGGGCGGCCTCTGCCACCGCCGCCGGCCACCCCCACGCGCCCTACGCGTCGTTCTCCTCGTACGTACGGGCCCGGGGGCCGGTCCTGCTGCGCACCGCGCGCTCGCTCACCGCGAACCCGTGCGACGCCGAGGACCTGCTGCAGACCGCGCTCGCCAAGACGTACGTCGCCTGGGAGCGGATCGAGGACCACCGCGCGCTGGACGGCTATGTCCGGCGGGCGCTGCTCAACACCCGCACCTCGCAGTGGCGCAAGCGCAAGGTCGACGAGTTCGCGTGCGAGGAACTGCCCGAGCGGGAGGCCTTTCCGGCGCCCGACCCGGCCGAGCAGCAGTCGTTGCACGACGCGATGTGGCGCGCGGTGCTCAAGCTCCCGGACCGCCAGCGCGCGATGGTCGTCCTGCGCTATTACGAGGACCTGAGCGAGGCCCAGACGGCGGAGGTGCTCGGCGTGTCGATCGGTACGGTCAAGAGCGCCGTCTCCCGCGCCCTCGGCAAGCTCCGCGAGGACCCGGAGCTGACGCCTGTCCGCTGA
- a CDS encoding long-chain fatty acid--CoA ligase, whose product MLSTMQDVPLTVTRILHHGMTIHGKSQVTTWTGEPEPHRVTFAEIGARATRLANALRDELGVDGDQRVATLMWNNSAHVEAYLAIPSMGAVLHTLNLRLPPEQLAWIVNHADDKVVIVNGSLLPLLVPLLPHLPSIEHVVVSGPGDRSGLAGVTPRVHEYEELIAGRPTTYDWPELDERQAAAMCYTSGTTGDPKGVVYSHRSIYLHSMQVNMTESMGLTEKDTTLVVVPQFHVNAWGLPHSAFMSGVNMLMPDRFLQPAPLADMIESERPTHAAAVPTIWQGLLAEVTANPRDLTSMANVTIGGAACPPSLMEAYDKLGVRLCHAWGMTETSPLGTMAHPPAGLTAEEEWPYRVTQGRFPAGVEARLVGPGGEHLPWDGESAGELEVRGPWIAAAYYGGADGEHLRPEDKFSEDGWLKTGDVGVISADGYLTLTDRAKDVIKSGGEWISSVELENALMAHPDVAEAAVVAVPDEKWGERPLATVVLKEGVTGTDYEALKEFLAESGIAKWQLPERWSVIAAVPKTSVGKFDKKVIRKQYAEGELDVTQL is encoded by the coding sequence GTGCTGAGCACCATGCAGGACGTACCGCTGACTGTCACCCGCATCCTGCACCACGGGATGACGATTCATGGGAAGTCGCAGGTCACGACCTGGACCGGCGAACCCGAGCCGCACCGTGTCACCTTCGCCGAGATCGGCGCACGCGCCACCCGGCTGGCCAACGCGCTGCGCGACGAGCTGGGCGTCGACGGCGACCAGAGGGTCGCGACGCTCATGTGGAACAACTCCGCCCACGTCGAGGCCTACCTCGCCATTCCCTCCATGGGCGCGGTGCTCCACACCCTCAACCTCCGGCTGCCGCCCGAGCAGCTCGCCTGGATCGTCAACCACGCGGACGACAAGGTGGTGATCGTCAACGGCTCGCTGCTGCCGCTCCTCGTGCCGCTGCTGCCCCACCTGCCGAGCATCGAGCACGTGGTGGTGTCCGGCCCCGGCGACCGCTCCGGCCTCGCCGGCGTCACGCCGCGCGTGCACGAGTACGAGGAACTGATCGCGGGCCGCCCCACCACGTACGACTGGCCGGAGCTGGACGAACGCCAGGCCGCGGCCATGTGCTACACCTCCGGCACCACGGGCGACCCCAAGGGCGTCGTCTACTCGCACCGCTCGATCTACCTGCACTCGATGCAGGTCAACATGACCGAGTCGATGGGGCTGACCGAGAAGGACACCACGCTCGTCGTCGTGCCCCAGTTCCATGTGAACGCCTGGGGGCTGCCGCACTCCGCGTTCATGAGCGGCGTCAACATGCTCATGCCGGACCGCTTCCTGCAGCCCGCTCCGCTCGCCGACATGATCGAGAGCGAGCGCCCGACGCACGCCGCCGCTGTTCCCACCATCTGGCAGGGACTGCTCGCCGAGGTCACCGCCAACCCGCGCGACCTCACCTCCATGGCCAACGTGACCATCGGCGGCGCGGCCTGTCCGCCCTCCCTGATGGAGGCGTACGACAAGCTCGGCGTCCGGCTCTGCCACGCCTGGGGCATGACGGAGACCTCGCCGCTCGGCACCATGGCCCACCCGCCCGCCGGCCTGACCGCCGAGGAGGAGTGGCCGTACCGGGTCACCCAGGGCCGCTTCCCGGCCGGGGTCGAGGCGCGGCTGGTCGGTCCCGGCGGCGAGCACCTTCCGTGGGACGGTGAGTCGGCCGGTGAGCTGGAGGTCAGGGGCCCGTGGATCGCCGCCGCCTACTACGGCGGCGCCGACGGCGAGCACCTGCGCCCCGAGGACAAGTTCAGCGAGGACGGCTGGCTGAAGACCGGCGACGTCGGTGTGATCAGCGCGGACGGCTACCTCACCCTCACCGACCGGGCCAAGGACGTCATCAAGTCGGGCGGCGAGTGGATCTCCAGCGTCGAGCTGGAGAACGCGCTGATGGCCCACCCGGATGTCGCGGAGGCGGCCGTCGTCGCCGTGCCGGACGAGAAGTGGGGCGAGCGGCCGCTCGCGACGGTGGTGCTCAAGGAAGGCGTCACCGGAACCGACTACGAGGCGCTGAAGGAGTTCCTCGCGGAGTCGGGCATCGCCAAGTGGCAGCTGCCGGAGCGCTGGTCGGTGATCGCCGCCGTACCGAAGACGAGCGTCGGCAAGTTCGACAAGAAGGTGATCCGCAAGCAGTACGCGGAAGGCGAGCTGGACGTCACCCAGCTCTGA
- a CDS encoding PAS domain-containing protein, which yields MSSRPSRGTARLAAILDALPDGLLLVNCNGTVVNANAIALEMFETPGTALVGRGLLDLLPEFDSKLIPGSMRRPEAADEQGRTKPTRMTARRTDGHEYPVEVTSASLDSGQAAYNDIHSSYTGDELLMLVVRDLSGTVDTEAELARSQRQTEMILRAASEGVVGTDTEGRVVLVNPAAAQILGFRASDLGGQELHPLILHSRAEGEPFPYEDSPLADTLKSGRKHRVRGQVLWSKSGAQVPVDLTTAPVRDGDQLVGAVMTFTDRRPYEELSAQHESVVAELTTSHSAEVAALKEAHAAELEALKEAHAAELADRSERYAAEIEGQAELLASLGAQHSQLTAVLGGSLRGPLEELRGELSTLASDPAGQLWPEANQILHHLAAGYARMTTLVDNVLGYQRLDAGAEGLHKAPAMVDGIVTGGIDGAVELIGPGRAQFAVHAPPIEAEVDAPRLATAIAHLVADVCGVDSTGKTRAVPGGGYVDSTVVVAAAQRGDVVRIEVRGPFAGGDPVHGPIVRGIVRAHGGVLQTHEMPGMSGSAYVLDLPIGTASGTIAPPETDGNALLPEPPPVASSPEGLGAPGVTSGGRRRARRSSTDAFLGSPGGTPESVGDNAVGVAAPAPDDRPAAEPTGRRRARRGPAAPEEQQAPELIPAQQGEGSGRRRGRPSPAEAAPGTVPADAGPAVREQPQPPQRGALALTSAPSAAPGAPSEGSVVTAAENAQGGGRPQLGQTVPPQGVPVDPQQPVPPTGRRARREGEPARPALPALASGSNGNSGNSGTEGDGGHPGPEQSQQPGGRRARRALAAAQERTAAEAGPRTAFALPPADADRAPLAPDAPAAPGDGAGTHHARTAPEAGHPPPQAHPVAPTHTGPQTDGTSGQGFPAAPESGHAPHAPGAVSPAPGAPGPHEGGVPQVPGSPAPDLVPWGDTGQNVPSDTGQSPRPDAGPSVRPGTGRTAHTTGVAAVADPVAHPADGDASAPGARRQPLPAEEPMPDGSNPDSTQGRAFSVRTLGQGVPFAQHLAHQQNQPHQSLGGAGRRRKLAAPPEDDRAAARTADDRPGPAQPTGPGQAAGPQQNQTRTHPQDQGQGHGPDQGPVEAQESGRAGQPGQPGQPLHGGPGAAYGEGQLLAPPVAEGRAYAIGAPDEGAEGPEPLDGPGGAVEVANRPHPHPVDDELPPEPLDNPRRLLVWPAPDVPTQQALSDRGYRPVIVNSREEVDAQIAAFPAALFVDPLTGPITRTALQSLRQAAVAAEVPVLVTAGLGQATREAAYGADPAVLLKALAPRDSEQHPSRVLLIEEHEEIAVALTQTLERRGMQVARASTDSEAVDLAGRMRPNLVVMDLMQVRRRRAGIIDWLRANGQLNRTPLVVYTSAGMDRAELPRLASGETVLFLAERSTSDEVQSRIVDLLAKIGTN from the coding sequence GTGAGCAGCAGGCCATCCCGAGGCACTGCTCGCCTCGCAGCCATACTCGATGCCCTTCCTGACGGGCTTCTGCTCGTCAATTGCAACGGCACGGTCGTCAACGCCAACGCCATCGCCCTCGAAATGTTCGAGACCCCGGGCACCGCGCTCGTCGGTCGCGGACTGCTCGATCTGCTGCCGGAGTTCGACTCCAAGCTGATCCCGGGTTCGATGCGCCGGCCCGAGGCTGCGGACGAGCAGGGCAGGACCAAGCCGACGCGGATGACCGCGCGGCGCACCGACGGCCACGAGTACCCGGTCGAGGTCACCAGCGCGAGCCTCGACAGCGGGCAGGCCGCGTACAACGACATCCACTCCAGCTACACCGGTGACGAGCTGCTCATGCTCGTCGTGCGGGACCTCTCCGGCACCGTCGACACCGAGGCGGAGCTGGCCCGTTCGCAGCGGCAGACCGAGATGATCCTGCGGGCCGCCTCCGAGGGCGTCGTCGGCACGGACACCGAAGGGCGCGTCGTCCTCGTCAACCCGGCCGCCGCGCAGATCCTCGGCTTCCGGGCCAGTGACCTCGGCGGCCAGGAGCTGCATCCGCTGATCCTGCACTCACGGGCGGAGGGCGAGCCGTTCCCGTACGAGGACTCCCCGCTCGCCGACACCCTCAAGTCCGGGCGCAAGCACCGGGTGCGCGGGCAGGTGCTGTGGTCCAAGAGCGGCGCGCAGGTGCCGGTGGACCTCACGACCGCGCCGGTACGGGACGGGGACCAGCTCGTCGGCGCGGTGATGACGTTCACCGACCGCCGGCCGTACGAGGAGTTGTCGGCGCAGCACGAGAGCGTCGTCGCCGAGCTGACCACGAGCCACTCCGCCGAGGTCGCCGCGCTCAAGGAGGCGCACGCGGCCGAACTGGAGGCGCTGAAGGAGGCCCACGCCGCCGAACTCGCCGACCGCAGCGAGCGGTACGCCGCCGAGATCGAGGGTCAGGCCGAGCTGCTCGCCTCCCTGGGCGCCCAGCACTCCCAGCTCACCGCCGTCCTCGGCGGTTCGCTGCGCGGGCCCCTGGAGGAGCTGCGCGGCGAGCTGTCCACGCTCGCCTCCGACCCGGCCGGGCAGCTGTGGCCCGAGGCCAACCAGATCCTGCACCATCTCGCCGCCGGGTACGCCCGGATGACCACGCTCGTCGACAACGTGCTGGGGTACCAGCGCCTGGACGCGGGGGCGGAGGGGCTGCACAAGGCCCCGGCGATGGTGGACGGCATCGTCACGGGCGGTATCGACGGGGCGGTCGAGCTGATCGGGCCCGGGCGCGCCCAGTTCGCCGTGCACGCCCCGCCGATCGAGGCCGAGGTCGACGCGCCCCGGCTCGCGACCGCCATCGCCCACCTCGTCGCGGATGTCTGCGGCGTCGATTCGACCGGCAAGACCCGGGCCGTGCCCGGGGGCGGCTATGTCGACTCCACCGTGGTCGTGGCCGCCGCCCAGCGCGGTGACGTCGTACGGATCGAGGTGCGCGGCCCGTTCGCCGGGGGCGACCCGGTGCACGGGCCGATCGTGCGCGGCATCGTCCGGGCGCACGGCGGGGTCCTCCAAACGCACGAGATGCCGGGCATGAGCGGCAGCGCGTACGTGCTCGACCTGCCCATCGGCACCGCGTCCGGCACGATCGCGCCCCCGGAGACGGACGGCAACGCCCTGCTGCCGGAGCCTCCCCCTGTCGCCTCCTCGCCCGAAGGGCTGGGAGCGCCGGGCGTCACCAGTGGCGGCCGGCGCCGGGCGCGCAGGTCCTCCACCGACGCGTTCCTGGGCAGCCCCGGCGGTACGCCGGAGAGCGTCGGCGACAACGCGGTCGGTGTCGCCGCTCCCGCTCCCGATGACCGTCCGGCCGCCGAGCCGACCGGGCGGCGGCGGGCGCGCCGTGGACCGGCCGCGCCCGAGGAGCAGCAGGCCCCCGAGCTGATCCCGGCCCAGCAGGGCGAGGGTTCCGGGCGTCGGCGCGGCCGTCCCAGCCCGGCCGAGGCGGCCCCGGGCACGGTTCCGGCGGACGCCGGGCCCGCCGTACGCGAACAGCCCCAGCCGCCGCAGCGGGGGGCGCTGGCCCTGACCTCCGCCCCGTCCGCGGCGCCCGGCGCTCCTTCCGAGGGGTCGGTCGTCACCGCGGCCGAGAACGCCCAGGGCGGCGGTCGCCCGCAGCTCGGGCAGACCGTGCCGCCGCAGGGCGTCCCGGTGGACCCGCAGCAGCCCGTACCGCCCACCGGACGGCGGGCCCGTCGCGAGGGCGAGCCCGCCCGCCCCGCCCTGCCCGCCCTCGCCTCCGGAAGCAACGGCAACAGCGGCAACAGCGGCACCGAAGGCGATGGCGGTCACCCCGGTCCGGAGCAGTCCCAGCAGCCCGGGGGACGGCGGGCCCGGCGTGCGCTGGCCGCCGCGCAGGAACGCACCGCTGCCGAGGCCGGGCCGCGTACCGCCTTCGCGCTGCCCCCGGCCGACGCGGACCGGGCGCCGCTCGCTCCCGACGCCCCGGCGGCCCCCGGCGACGGGGCGGGCACGCACCACGCGCGTACCGCACCGGAGGCCGGTCACCCGCCTCCGCAGGCGCACCCCGTCGCCCCGACGCACACCGGCCCGCAGACGGACGGGACCTCCGGGCAGGGCTTCCCGGCCGCGCCCGAATCGGGCCACGCGCCCCACGCCCCCGGAGCGGTGTCCCCCGCCCCCGGGGCTCCCGGCCCGCACGAGGGCGGCGTACCGCAGGTTCCGGGCAGCCCGGCGCCGGACCTCGTACCGTGGGGCGACACCGGGCAGAACGTCCCCTCCGACACCGGGCAGAGCCCCCGCCCCGACGCCGGGCCGAGCGTTCGTCCCGGCACCGGGCGGACCGCCCACACCACCGGCGTCGCGGCCGTCGCCGATCCGGTGGCGCACCCGGCCGACGGTGACGCGAGCGCCCCGGGCGCACGGCGGCAGCCCCTGCCGGCCGAGGAGCCGATGCCGGACGGCAGCAACCCCGACTCGACGCAGGGGAGGGCCTTCAGCGTGCGGACGCTGGGCCAGGGCGTGCCGTTCGCCCAGCACCTCGCGCATCAGCAGAACCAGCCGCACCAGAGCCTCGGCGGGGCCGGCCGGCGCCGCAAGCTCGCCGCGCCGCCGGAGGACGACCGCGCCGCGGCCCGGACCGCCGACGACCGGCCGGGTCCGGCGCAGCCGACGGGCCCCGGGCAGGCGGCCGGACCGCAGCAGAACCAGACCCGCACCCATCCGCAGGACCAGGGCCAGGGCCACGGGCCGGACCAGGGCCCGGTCGAGGCGCAGGAGTCCGGCCGTGCCGGTCAGCCCGGTCAGCCCGGTCAGCCGCTGCACGGTGGGCCCGGTGCCGCCTACGGCGAGGGGCAACTGCTCGCGCCGCCGGTCGCGGAGGGGCGCGCGTACGCCATAGGGGCGCCCGACGAGGGCGCCGAGGGTCCCGAGCCGCTGGACGGGCCCGGGGGCGCGGTCGAGGTCGCCAACCGGCCGCACCCGCACCCGGTCGACGACGAGCTGCCGCCCGAGCCGCTGGACAACCCGCGTCGGCTGCTGGTCTGGCCCGCACCCGACGTACCGACCCAGCAGGCGCTCAGCGACCGGGGTTACCGCCCGGTGATCGTGAACTCCCGCGAGGAGGTCGACGCCCAGATCGCCGCGTTCCCCGCAGCGCTCTTCGTCGACCCGCTGACCGGCCCCATCACCCGTACCGCGTTGCAGTCGCTGCGCCAGGCGGCCGTAGCGGCCGAGGTCCCGGTGCTGGTCACCGCCGGTCTGGGGCAGGCGACCCGGGAGGCGGCGTACGGCGCCGACCCGGCCGTCCTGCTCAAGGCGCTGGCCCCCCGCGACAGCGAACAGCATCCCTCGCGGGTGCTCCTGATCGAGGAGCACGAGGAGATCGCGGTGGCGCTGACGCAGACCCTGGAGCGGCGCGGGATGCAGGTGGCGCGTGCCTCGACGGACAGCGAGGCCGTCGACCTGGCGGGCCGGATGCGGCCGAACCTCGTGGTGATGGACCTGATGCAGGTACGCCGCCGGCGCGCGGGAATCATCGACTGGCTGCGGGCCAACGGGCAGCTGAACCGCACTCCGCTGGTCGTCTACACCTCGGCCGGGATGGACCGGGCAGAACTGCCGCGGCTCGCATCGGGTGAGACCGTCCTCTTCCTCGCGGAGCGGTCGACCAGCGACGAGGTCCAGTCGCGGATCGTCGACCTGCTGGCGAAGATCGGCACCAACTAG
- a CDS encoding SSI family serine proteinase inhibitor, which produces MMRRLALTAVVSLAALATAVPASIATASGPVSSGPTPAAVPTSGPFAAARPALGPLPMPIPLPGFLGGGDGKDAGGASEVLTRLTVSVENTGVAGADGTFELECGPTGGSHPRGQAACDRLAEAGATRAGRQELFRPTPEGTMCTMIHGGDATARIVGTWEGRAVDTTASRRDGCEIARWNSLVPVLPDVR; this is translated from the coding sequence ATGATGCGCCGTCTCGCCCTCACCGCCGTCGTCTCGCTCGCCGCGCTGGCCACCGCCGTACCGGCGTCCATCGCCACCGCCTCCGGCCCCGTGTCCTCCGGTCCGACGCCCGCCGCAGTGCCCACCTCCGGGCCGTTCGCCGCCGCCCGGCCGGCCCTCGGGCCGCTGCCCATGCCCATCCCGCTGCCCGGGTTCCTGGGGGGCGGCGACGGGAAGGACGCGGGTGGGGCGAGCGAGGTGCTGACGCGGCTCACCGTGTCCGTCGAGAACACCGGGGTCGCCGGGGCCGACGGCACCTTCGAGCTGGAGTGCGGGCCCACCGGGGGCAGTCACCCGCGGGGGCAGGCGGCCTGTGACCGGCTGGCGGAGGCCGGCGCCACCCGGGCCGGGCGGCAGGAGCTGTTCCGGCCGACCCCCGAGGGCACGATGTGCACGATGATCCACGGCGGCGACGCCACCGCGCGCATCGTGGGCACCTGGGAGGGACGGGCCGTGGACACCACCGCGAGCCGCCGCGACGGATGCGAGATCGCGCGCTGGAACAGCCTCGTGCCGGTGCTCCCGGATGTTCGATAG